The nucleotide sequence TTCATCCACCCGTGGAAATAATAATGGTTTAGATTACATCCTTTCATAGTGGcatctttaaaaagagagaagataTCTGACTTAGGGAAGAGTAGAATGGCCAGAGAAGAGAGATGAGAGTTAATTctttgagaaaaagagaaatgtatgAATTAGGATTATGTTTTCTCATAAGATAAATTATTGTTAACATAGTTCTCCAGGAAGAACTTTTGtgattaattattctttttcagtgggaaacaagtaaaaattatgcaccaaaaaaaaaattacaaaagtcAGCTTGAAGGCCCCTCAAAAtacttctttgtttgtttgtttgtttgttttcaactaGTCTGCAACAGGAGTTTTGAAAGGAATGATAATTCTGAACTGACAACTTTTTAACTAAGTATTCAAAAGAGATTATTTTGATAGCACTGGAAATTTCTCCCTCAGCTGATTTTTAAGCTAGAAGCCTACTGCAGTCTTTCCCACAAGTAGTACTGACCTCCTTACATTTACTCAGCAAAAAGCAGTTACTGAAATAGAGGTCCCAAACCAGCTCCACTCTAGCATGAAGCTGAACACTGTTGGTGTTAGCCCATGGTAAATAGGAACCCAAACTTTCCATTCTTGCATGCTGGCAGTAGGGTTGCTATAGTGTTCCCATCTCTGATGGACAAAGCCAAAGCTGAAGGAGGATGGTGTTAGTATGCATGCTAAGACTTGAATGGAGCATGCTGTATTTCAATTCTTCATAATAAGGCAGGAAATTGTGTTTATCCTTAtgggccccagcacaagaaagacacggacctgttagagcaggtccagaggagggccacaaggagTATCAGAGAGCTGGAGTActtctatgaagacaggctgagggaattggtgttgttcagcctggagaagagaaggctctggggagacatTACAGAgaccttccagtacctaaaaggggcctacaggaaaggtGGGGAGAGACTCTATCAGAAAGCATAGTAACAGGACAAAGCATAAGGACTGTAgactaaaaaagggtagatttgaTTTCCATATTAGGAAGACATTCTTACTATGAGGGTGgagaggcactggaacaggttgcccagagaagccaGGGATgttccatccctggaagtgttcaagaccaggttggtTCAAGGCCAACCACATCTAGCAAAAGAcgtctctgcccatggcaggggggttggagttggatgatctttaacgtcccttccaacccaaaccattctgtggaataggctgcctagggaagtggtccAGTCACCAACTCTGgtggtctttaaaagacgtttagatatggtgatatggtttagtggaggacttatTAGTGTTAGCTCAGAGGTTGCACTAGATGGTGTTGGAGGTCTCTgtcaacctagatgattctgtgattctgtgatcctataAAATATACATCCATTTTTCTGTTGGGCATTGTCTTCTATTTTCTTCAGGGATCTCATTTTGAATGGATTTTAAAGAGCTGTTGGGGAGCAAGGATTCTCCAGTAGGACTGGATTCTTCCTCAGCAATGGGTTCTAATAAAATCCAGTGATAGTACCCTGTTCCTATACTTCTGTTCCTATACTTCTCCTGTTCCTATGCTTCTCATTAAAACGGCCATTGGATAACATATATCTTGAGTTGTTTATAATTCAAGCACAAGAAAGAAGGTAGAAGATGTGAATTTGGATGCCACCAGGCAACAGGGAAGTGTACACCAGTCTACCTTATCAGGGATAAGTGTTCTAAGAACAAGATTTGCGTGCAATCAGGCTATTATGCTTCTTAAAGCATAGCTTGAGAAAGAAAGGTTATAGATTTTGCCTTCAGGAAATGGTTTTGATCTTTGTACTCCAAACTGATGGAGGCAATtctcagcagctctgagaaAAGGTTCAGCAGTTTTGGCTGCCTGGGACTGAATGTGCTGACCTCAGACATCTTCTTGCTCACAACACTGTCTGGCTTTCTTTGTGACACTTCAAACTCTCCCCAGAAATTGCTCAGAGATCTATAGACTCTAACCCAGatttctgaagttctttctAAAGCCAGGCACCCTAAAAGCACCCCTTTCAGAGCCTTTACTCTCTGTACCCAGGTGCTTTCTTTGTATCTGGCTCGAATGGATTTCAACTGCAACTCAGAGGAACACATAGCAGAAAGATGAATCACAGCAAAACAcctgaagatatttttgaagACCTTTCTAAATCTCACACTGCAGGATTGTTGCCTTCCACACCTGACAACAGTGTTATCACTCAGAAATCTCTGTAGCTGATGTGTATTTAAATTTCTGAAGCCTCAGGTACCTGGGTACCAGAGATAccgatcttttttttttttttttttcagaaaggcCTTGTCAGGCTGAAACAGGGCCAATCACTGAGCCTCAACGAGTCTTGTCTGAGCCACTCAGCCACTGTTTCCAATACCAGAGGTTATGacagcctccatcagtgcaaATTCTTTAGAAGATCTTGTCAGCGTGGAGCTCTCCCTGTGGATAACAACCACATGCACCCATTCACCGGGGCTCTGGGCTTTTGGATCACGGGCCGCCCTTGTACCGGCTGCAGCTGAGGATCAGGAACGTGCTGGTGCCAGCACTCTCCCCCGCAGTTGTGAAATGTTATGATTAtcccatttttttgttgtttcgtAGCTGCGAGAATAAACTCAAGCATGTGGAGGCAATTACACCGTGCAAGCGCCAGTTTCTGTTTAGAAACAGCCAACGAGCCAGTTCAgcttaagaaaatataaatacatatttattgcTGCTTAAAAAGTCCCTCCTCAAAGACTTGAACTCGAAGGCCTCTTCCAGCAAGGGCCGGCGGGGTTGGCTGTGGGGAGCGGGCCGGCGGCCCCCGGCGCCCTCTCCCGGCTCCCCCTGGCGGCAGCGCCGTGGCCatgccccggccccggccccggttCCTCGTCAGCTCCCCTCGCCGTGCTTGGGACGTACCAAGTGCCGCGCGGAGGGGGATTGAGCGTTGCCGTGCCCTGTCTGCGGGCAGCCGGCCGGCTGTGAGGGCTGTAGAGGAGGGTGTGAAGCCCCCAAGCTCCGTTGTTTTGCCGCTGTCGGGCGGTTTTCTCGTTTTAACTCGCTTTGCCACCCGCCGCGCCTCTCCTCTGCGGGAAGGGCGAGTGGTGCAGCCCCCCAAGATGGCCGCCACCATGAAGAAGGCGGTGAGTGGAGTCGGGCTGTGTGGGATCCGTTCTTGGACCCTTTGCGGCATTCTGGGGGGTCTCCGGCTCCGGCTCGGGGCTGTGGTGGCCGGGGGGCTCTGTCCCCGGGCAGGGCGGGGGTTTGCAGGCACGGGTTAGGCCTTCCTGGCGGCTGGGGGCCCGGCGTTGTTAGCGCAGCGCTGTGGCAGTCATCAGTCGTGGGGTTGAATGTGCAAGTGTGGGTCTGGTTACACGAGATGGGGCCCGTGCTGGTGCGGGGTGTTGTGAGGTGGTAACAGGCTTCACCCCCTCTAAATGGGGGTCATCCTACTGGTGCCGTTTCTGTGGGCCGAGAGCCTGTGTGAGGCCCGGTTCTGTGGGAGTGAAGGCTCCCACAGCCAGTTTCCATGGCTTTGAAGTTCCCCCATAGCAACTCACAGCTAATTAGTTAACATAAAGCGATGCTGCTGGCAGATTTACACAGATAGGCTACATCGTGTATGGCAGTGACCTTGGAGAAATGTGTGCAGTTGAGCATAGAGAGCTGTCAGGGTCACGGCCTTTAGCATTAGGATGCTGTGGATAGTTGGGGATTGAATTGCATGTAGCTACTAGCTCTGTCTGGCTTAAATGTGAACATTGCTGATGTCCTTGTGGAGGCCTTTTAAGGAATCGTGTATAAGCAGAATGTAGTAGCTGTAAGATTTACTCTTCACAAACTTAGCAGGAACAGTCTTGTAAGATTAAATTTAATGTAAGAAATTAAGTCTTCATTTGGATCTAATCTTTGCAGGCTGCTGAAGATGTCAATGTTACTTTTGAAgatcaacagaaaataaacaagtttGCAAGAAATACTAGCAGGATCACTgagctgaaagaagaaatagaagtTAAAAAGGTATACTTGCTTTAAAAGTAGGAATAAGAAATTGACATTTTTTATCCtactattttttctgttctttagcaaaattaaaaaaaaaatccttcatgaCTGCATGATACAagtgaaatttgttttctttatctccCTTTTCTTGATGgttaatttttctcttaatgAGAGTTAACTATTGTCACAATTCCAttgaatttaatatttattctaaATTATATCTCCAGAACTACTTTATTAAATGTACTAATACACTGGCAGGTGGGATCTTTGTCCAAAGTGCAGATTCACCCAGTTCAACTGATAGCACGACAGTGCATCCGTTGAAATAACTAATGTAGGACAAAGTGGTCACCTTTCTCCTGTCTTGACAAATAGAAACAACTTCAGAATTTGGAAGATGCCTGTGATGACATCATGATGCTTGATGATGGTGATTCACTTCTGATACCGTACCAAATTGGAGATGTCTTCATTAGCCATTCCCAAGAAGAGACACAAGAGATGCTGGAGGAGGCAAAGGTTTGTCAGCACAGAAGGAATGTCCTTTACTGTAGTGGCCACTGTAGAGTGGTAAACACTGCAAGGGCATGTTCATCCCTTGAACAACTTTTACTTAAATATGATATCATATAATACCAcatgttattttccttccaaatctGGAGCCTGTTAAATCAGCAACAAGATTCAACAAAGAAATCTTTTGATGGTTTAGCTTTGTGTCTTTTCTTGCTCTTGACAAGCAGTCTGTTTAGGTCAGGGATAACTGggttgagtgtttttttttgttttttttttttttaatacctggTTTGTTGATGTCCTGTAATGGTTAATTAATACCCAAATGCCATGATGCGATTTCATCCCAGAGCAATTACTAATAACTTATCATAGTTACTgttaaatacatataaatttgCATCTTCCAACACAAAGTTCTGTCTCATAGCTAGTCTACAAAATCTTGTGTAACTTAGAATCTCTTTCTTGAAACGTTCTATGAACATATCATCGTTCACCTGTACAGTTCTTAAAATAtggtatatttatatttgatatATGATTTTGGGAAGGGGGACATGCACGAACAGTAATTCATAATTGGACTGTCAGTATACCAAGTCATATTAAGTTTGGTTTGGCTCTCTAGTAAGGCTTACAGTGTGTCTTGACAAAAGGTTGGTAAAGGGGTACCTTTTAATCATTTATATGTTGCTGGCAAATACGACTTTGCTTGCTCTACATaagaagatgattttttttttctttttcagaaaagtttaCAAGAAGAAATTGAAGCATTAGAATCTCGAGTGGAATCAATTCAGAGAGTGTTATCTGACCTGAAAGTTCAGCTCTATGCAAAGTTTGGAAATAACATAAATCTTGAGGCTGAGGACAGTTAAAGGTTCTTTAACTATATCATAAaccttttccttgttttattaaatattttgatagctcttctcttccaataacatttttaaaaattccacttctttttttaactttcctGTCTTGGGTTCCACCTATTTAATGAGAGCTTTCATATTTTGGTTATTgcagttatttatttgttcaggAAAGCATTAGCTTCATACTGTTGATAAAGCACCAAGAATGGAATATATGCATTGTTTATTAAAGTA is from Anas acuta chromosome 16, bAnaAcu1.1, whole genome shotgun sequence and encodes:
- the PFDN4 gene encoding prefoldin subunit 4; the encoded protein is MAATMKKAAAEDVNVTFEDQQKINKFARNTSRITELKEEIEVKKKQLQNLEDACDDIMMLDDGDSLLIPYQIGDVFISHSQEETQEMLEEAKKSLQEEIEALESRVESIQRVLSDLKVQLYAKFGNNINLEAEDS